AACAGCGACAGCCAAAGCCGTTCGGCGTGTAGTGGGTCAGCCAGAAGCGATGATCGACAGGCAAGACGATGCCGTGCCATTCGCGGTGCGTATGCCGTACTTTGTGATCCCCGGCCGTCACGTAGCGTAAATAGGGCCGCAAGGTCTTGACGCGCTGGATTTGAGCCCAGCGGCCGGCCGCATGGGCATTGGCCGTTTGCACCCTATAGACCAGCTCGGCGTGCCAGCCCGGATTGTCGCCCGGCGCCATCCAGCCATAGCGCTCGATGATCCGCAGATAATCGTCGCGGAACGACTCCAGCGAACGGCCCTCGGCCATCGCCTGGCGCACGGCTTCCAGAAGATCGCGGCGCATATCGTCCGCCGCCTTGCGCGCGGCGCCTTCCGCCACAGCTCTAGCCCCGCGCAATATGCGCAGCCACTCGTCCTCGTCGATCCCCAGCAGATCGCGCAGGAACGCTATGGCTTCGTCGAAGAGACCCCGCTAAAGGACGGTTCAGCCATTGGCGCCTGCGAGGTCCTTGCGGCCGATCAGTTCCGCGAGCGCAAGCGCCTTTTGCATGGCCTCCTGCAGATCCTCAGACGGCAGGTCGAGCCGCGCCAGTTCGCGCTCGATCGCGTCAAGGTCGGCCGCGTCCGCGACGATCCCCGCTATGCGTTCCAGCATCGCATCCACCGGCGGCGTGCCGCTGACGCGTAGTGCGGCCAGCGCGTCGTCCAGCTTAGGCGCGGTTCGCGCGCTCTGCGTTGCCAGCGCCGGTTCGCCGGCCGGCGCAAGCGGCTGTTGCGCGGCTGGCGCGGTCAGGACTTCGTCGCCTTCGTTCGGTTCCGACCAGCCGAACTTGTCGCGCACCTCCTGCATCGAGACGCGGAAACCGAGCGGCACGAGCTTCTGTAGCGTGTCCGCCGCCATGCTCAGGTCTTCTTCGTCGGGCCGCGCGATGACCAGGCGCGGGTAGGCTTTCTGCGGCCCGAATTCCAGATCGATCCACGGCCGCACCAGGTCGCGGTTCAGAATGGCCGACAGCGCGCGTGCGTCGGCGCGCTCGATGTCCTCTTGCACCTGCCGGTGTTCCTGGCCCACGGCGTGACCGCCCGCGATCGCATCTGTCGTGGCCGTCTGGCCCAGCACCGCCTTCGATACTTGCTGGTCCAGCCAGTCGCACCGTTCCTTGTAGAGCTGCGCGCCCTGGCCAACGTTCTTGGACTCGATGAAGTCGATCTCCATGGACGCCGGGATGATCGCCGCGCAGTCGCCCGCAATACTCGCTACGGCGCGGTAGAGCGTGTCCTTGTCCTTCGGGGTGGCGTTCGCATCGAACTTGCCGACCCGCACGGGCTGACCGAAGGTCTGCGTGAAGATCGACCAGTCGCGCTGCGTATAGGCTTTGAACATCCACGCCCACGCGACGAGCCGCGCCAGGCCCGAGCGGATCGGCAGGCCGCTCTTTGCCGTGATCGTTGCCACGATGAATTTGAACGGCGGCAGCGGCTTGTCACCCTCGTTGTCGCGCAGCAACGGCGTGCGGCCGTCCGCGCGGCTGAAACTGAACCAGCGCGGGTCGCGCCACTCCAGCCGTTCGGGACGCCATTGGCCAGCGCTCGTGTCCCAAATGATCTCCGTCGCGCTGAAGCCCTTGCCGACCGCGTCGAGAATATGGAACAGCTCGTCTTGCAGCTCGTCGCGCTTCAGCCATTCCCGCACCATGTCCGCGTGGTCGATCGACGCCTGGTCGTCGCCGGCCGCGTCCACGCCGATCTCAATTTGCGCAACAGACCGCTTGCGCGTGCCGAGCACGCCCACATAGTGCGGGTCCTTCTCTTCGACCTGTTCCGCCAGCTCCAAATAGCGCAGCGGGTCGCCCTGGTCCGCCTCGCGCAGGATGGATGCAAGCCGGACGGGGTCCAGCCCGTCCGTGGGGTAGCCGGTTAGATGCGAGCGCACGCCGGTCAATGACGGGCCGGCAATCTCTTCTTTGAGCACGGCCCGTTCGATAGGGCGCCCCCACTGGTCCACGAGTGTCGGTGTCCGCTCTGCCATCACAAGGACTCCTCATTCACCTTGCCAAAGAGATTGAGGTCCGCCTCGCCACGCTCCTGCAGCGTCTTCACAAGGCGGTCGGAGACCAACATCGCCTCGTAGTCGTTGAGGCATTCACAACGGATCGTCACTGTGCTGCCGTCCCGAAGAATTGCAATTTCTGCCGGCCGTCCATCTACCAATGCCATCACACACGCCCCCGGATCATTGCGCCGAGCGGGGATCTCCACCAGCCCCGGTTCGGCCTGTCGTCATCGTCATGGTTCGGACGGTCGAAGCCGCCCGGCCGCGCGCCGCTACCCCCTCGGTCGCTCGGCACGGCGCGATAGCCGTATTCGATCACGTCGGCTTCGGCCGCGGCCACTGCCAACATACCGGCGATGGCCGAGTCGCCGTGCCGCTTGCCGCCGTCAGCACCGTCCGTCTCCGCAGTGTCCGGCACCTTAGCGATCCCGCGCACCATTTTCAGGGCGCGGAAGTCTGCCTTCACGTCCGCGTCCCTCGGTAGTTCGATGGTGCGCTCTTCGAAGCGCGTCTTCAGCTTGGGCGAGTTTTCGAGATACCAGGCGTTGGAGAGCATCACGGCTTCGATCCGCGTTGCGCCGAACTCTTGCTGCATGCGTTCGGCGACGTACTGGCCATTGCCGCGCGCGTCGTGCTTGCCATTGGCGAAGCGGGGCAGCCGTTTCGTCACGTACTTGCAGAGTTGTTCCTGTTGCCTGAAGGGAACCTTCCGCAGTTCGATCATGAAGGGCGCACGCAAGACGAGGTCACGGCCTTCCGCCAAGGGGAGATACACGGACAGATGGCCGGTGCGTCCGAAGTCGAACCCGTAGGAGTGCCGCAAGCGTTCGTCGAGCCGCTTCAGCTCCGGCGCGACATTCTCTTCCAGCCAATCGTCCACGTAGTCCGTGCGGTACGCGTCGGGCTTCAACGTGAAGTCATCGGCAAAGGTCAGCCGCAAGACCTTGGCGTCCGCCGTCATGCACGTTTCGATGAGCGCACTGGACAGGTAGACCCCGCTGCCTTGAGCGGGAACGCAGTCCAGCTCTTCGGCCGCGTCGGACCTGTAGTTGGCCCGTATGCTCGCGCGCCACTTCGCTTCGCCTTCCGGCGTCCATTCGATCCCCCGCACGAGGCAGATGCGCTTGTACAGCCCTTGCTCAATGGCTTCGTCGAACGTCGTTCGAACGACCTTCCCCGGCCGCTTCCCGGACCGGACTTCTTCGATGAGCTGCGCGAACGGATTGTCCGCGCCGTTGTGGGTCGAAATGACCAACACCTTGCCGCCCCAGATCAGGAACGCGAAGGCTGCCTTCAGCAGCTGCGCCGCGTTGTCGTGGAAGGCGAACTCGTCGAGGATCACGAGGCCCTGTCGGCCGCGAAGGGTGCGCGGCGCCGACGACAGCGCCTTGATCTCGAAGCCAGACGCAAAGGTGATGCGGAACGCCTTGATGAAGCGATCCGCTCCGTCCTCGTCCTTATCCTCGAACAGGAATTCCTCGACCTCGGCGGCAACGTGCATGAACGCCCTGGCCACATGGCGCAGGCGCGATGACTCCCGCGTCATATCGAGATTGTAGGCGAGATAGAGCACATCCATGCCGCCCGCCGATCGCTGCGCACCCGCTCTCAAGACCGCTGCAGCACCCATGCCCCACGTGGCGCCGATCCGGCGCGACTTCTCGTCCACGACGACATCGTAGTCGTCGACGGCTTGAACCCGCTCCCGCTGGTAGGGCAACAGGATCGCCGGCAGGTCTTTGCCTTCGAGCTGCGGCGGCAAGCTCTGCAGCATGTCGCGCCGGTGCGCGGCCCATTCCTCTTCGGTGATGGGGCCTGCGTCTGCGTCGGCGATGCGTGTGGTTTCGAGGCCCGTCATCGCACCCCCTCTACCGGCCGGCCCAGCGCCTTTGCCGCCTCACGCGCGGCCCGCTCTTCTCCCAGCCACGCGCGGTCGTCTTCCATCCGTTCTTGCAGCCTATCGGCAAAGCCTTGCCCGTATTCCCGCGCGACGGCCGCATAGAAGCCAGCGCGCTTCTCCGATGTACAGGCCAACGCCTCAAAGGCCAGTTGATCGATACGAGTCGCACCGCCACCGCGTTCGCGGATGCCCGGCAGCTCCATCGGCGCTTCTACTTCGGCCATTTCACGCGCTCCCGTGTTCCCTCGACGGTCTTGCGCAGCCCGTCCGCGACGGCCTTGCCGTGCTCGCGCTCGACCTTCGCGTAGAACGCCTTGCGTTGCGGCTTCAAAAGCCGCTTCGCCTGCCGGACCAGATCGTCGATCGTGCTCATAGCCACGTAGCCCCCATGACGACCACCAAGACCATCAGCGCTATCGCTATCGCCAGGCCGAACCCGGCTCCTCCGAGTGACGACTGCGCCAACCTCTCCATTTCCGCGCGATAGCGGAGGAGGTCTTTCTGGTAGTCCTCCCAGGACTGTTCGGGACCGCGCGGCGGCGGCGGGTATGCGGGCATAGCCATGTTGATTAGCGCTCCTTCCTCATGCCAACCCCGATTCTTCAAGGAAGGCTTCGAGCCCGACGGGCTGGGCGCTCGCATCGAACGACGCCTTGATCTCGTCCCAGTGCCGCGCCCGCTGCTGCCACATCGCGTAGCATGGGACTCCGCCGTGGCCTCGTCCATGCGGCCTTCAGAGAGGGCCC
The DNA window shown above is from Methyloceanibacter stevinii and carries:
- a CDS encoding DUF935 domain-containing protein; protein product: MAERTPTLVDQWGRPIERAVLKEEIAGPSLTGVRSHLTGYPTDGLDPVRLASILREADQGDPLRYLELAEQVEEKDPHYVGVLGTRKRSVAQIEIGVDAAGDDQASIDHADMVREWLKRDELQDELFHILDAVGKGFSATEIIWDTSAGQWRPERLEWRDPRWFSFSRADGRTPLLRDNEGDKPLPPFKFIVATITAKSGLPIRSGLARLVAWAWMFKAYTQRDWSIFTQTFGQPVRVGKFDANATPKDKDTLYRAVASIAGDCAAIIPASMEIDFIESKNVGQGAQLYKERCDWLDQQVSKAVLGQTATTDAIAGGHAVGQEHRQVQEDIERADARALSAILNRDLVRPWIDLEFGPQKAYPRLVIARPDEEDLSMAADTLQKLVPLGFRVSMQEVRDKFGWSEPNEGDEVLTAPAAQQPLAPAGEPALATQSARTAPKLDDALAALRVSGTPPVDAMLERIAGIVADAADLDAIERELARLDLPSEDLQEAMQKALALAELIGRKDLAGANG
- a CDS encoding phage minor head protein — its product is MAEGAARKAADDMRRDLLEAVRQAMAEGRSLESFRDDYLRIIERYGWMAPGDNPGWHAELVYRVQTANAHAAGRWAQIQRVKTLRPYLRYVTAGDHKVRHTHREWHGIVLPVDHRFWLTHYTPNGFGCRCYVQSVGPRDLKRYGWTITPDDDPALTIPPDKGWEGNVGIAWERLRAA
- a CDS encoding terminase large subunit domain-containing protein, with translation MTGLETTRIADADAGPITEEEWAAHRRDMLQSLPPQLEGKDLPAILLPYQRERVQAVDDYDVVVDEKSRRIGATWGMGAAAVLRAGAQRSAGGMDVLYLAYNLDMTRESSRLRHVARAFMHVAAEVEEFLFEDKDEDGADRFIKAFRITFASGFEIKALSSAPRTLRGRQGLVILDEFAFHDNAAQLLKAAFAFLIWGGKVLVISTHNGADNPFAQLIEEVRSGKRPGKVVRTTFDEAIEQGLYKRICLVRGIEWTPEGEAKWRASIRANYRSDAAEELDCVPAQGSGVYLSSALIETCMTADAKVLRLTFADDFTLKPDAYRTDYVDDWLEENVAPELKRLDERLRHSYGFDFGRTGHLSVYLPLAEGRDLVLRAPFMIELRKVPFRQQEQLCKYVTKRLPRFANGKHDARGNGQYVAERMQQEFGATRIEAVMLSNAWYLENSPKLKTRFEERTIELPRDADVKADFRALKMVRGIAKVPDTAETDGADGGKRHGDSAIAGMLAVAAAEADVIEYGYRAVPSDRGGSGARPGGFDRPNHDDDDRPNRGWWRSPLGAMIRGRV